The following proteins are encoded in a genomic region of Methanoculleus bourgensis MS2:
- a CDS encoding cobaltochelatase subunit CobN translates to MIVLLLVAPAAGEDAAEPAGNGTALNETSGLETSGPVETLSTPEAASIEEPAAPEEGEETPIPDEEESQSTPPETGNTTVTPIPTATAGDPLLLEDSGTPAGEGNATEPVHESVVENTIAIVTGDSQRRAAIANVTGSVPLNVSLFSEEEAISHDFSGDPLIFAASIANETAEHINGTTGKNATVITYDLPEGMAFGAPADEVLERYWLYDGEANLEQLLLLLDNRIYNANHDLEDPIPPPSRPRIACVFSRPSEVSSMVSTSREPAIQSVMDISAYLGVSNEDLSFSLDGNDVILLSNLGAPVIEAIRDTVLDARGNGSVVIACGPLVQSYNLHTIDLSNPAVTEITEYLEYPSDVNFNNLARYIGVTYCNITANVAPPQKRPVYGIYHPDTPQIFATSAEYLDWYTASGGYDATRPTVGIITGDYKYINRDGPMIDALIRSFEGEGANVIVATYHYKDPVQIGYFLDNGEVLIDAAVLISKGSRLDYKDPEQGIENLKYLNVPVLNAVRLFYNVNETTWRESPHGVGPEQAYQLLMAELDGVIEPVVIAGTESDSVTGEPYYKPFDDQVAWLTERTLGWASLHRTGNAEKKIVIPYYCEEAGKAIVGADIDYYLDAQASLSALLGAMKERGYDLGSEPLPNRDELAELMATKGYNIGTWAQEELNRRVEAGDVILIPEDQYLAWFNELPATKRQEMVDIWGEPPGEIMVYENGGTRSLVIPTIQFGNVLLAPHPMWGWDQNTSVMYHDGSVPPTHQYLAFYYYMDRVYEADAIFSIFSNICLMPGKESGLAADDWGALLVGDMPHVHVLPMDAEGIFDRRRANMAIIDFLTPTIVPSGLYGPLADLDATITNYRTVVDEAVKAEYRSDIITAFRDLDLATDLGANLQTLESDDAAFDAFVDDLDEYLTELKTTFMPYGSHTLSEVPAGDQLVAMIDGMLGSSFAEHVAATGNGDETRLALLAEVVINGTSPDDAQTACLGGIHADITSDLNLAQDYKNRIEGCSIEIPRILDALEAKYIPPGPNGDPVRNPDALPTGRNLHTFDDRIIPTKASWKVGQRLGDDLLAAHMAAHGAYPDKVAFLLWAVETSRHQGTMEAEIFHLLGVRPVWDDKYGRVKDVELIPCAELGRPRIDVLVVTSGIYRDMYAGKLLLIDKAVRLAAAADDGATPNYVKEHTEAIYQDLISRGYDKETARELAVSRIFCPPPGSYTPGIQSATGATDTWSKPEDLAELYTNRMGHIYGSAIWGEQYTDVFRANLGEVDTAVFSRTSNLYGTLEHPMVAAYFGGLNLAVKSVSGTSPDMSINNQRDAQNQKLETLQRFLSRDLRSRYLNPEWIGGMMEHGFDGARYMEAFVENMWIWDVTMPDLITEEMWNSVYETYAKDQYDLSLKEFFNGHNPYVYQSITARMLDAARMGCWSPQAKVLQHLAREFQQSVELHGVTCCHHTCGNLQLDAYIQNQVATAQAPESGSSGRSSSSRSSASSALPTFTPIPSGTGDQATNTTDASGVGKTIDEAAGDMAKTAQEVSGHVMREVQDAVANPTTSTPLIPIILVLLVIGAISAGFWLKRR, encoded by the coding sequence ATGATCGTCCTGCTCCTGGTCGCCCCTGCGGCAGGGGAAGACGCCGCGGAACCGGCCGGGAACGGAACAGCGCTGAATGAAACGAGCGGGCTCGAGACATCGGGTCCGGTTGAAACTTTGTCAACGCCGGAAGCGGCCTCAATAGAGGAGCCTGCGGCCCCTGAAGAGGGAGAAGAGACGCCGATCCCTGACGAAGAGGAATCGCAGTCCACACCTCCCGAAACCGGGAACACAACAGTGACCCCAATCCCGACAGCAACCGCCGGCGACCCGCTCCTGCTGGAAGACTCCGGAACTCCTGCTGGTGAAGGGAACGCGACCGAGCCGGTGCATGAGAGCGTTGTGGAGAACACAATCGCGATCGTCACAGGCGACAGCCAGAGACGGGCGGCGATCGCAAACGTAACCGGGAGCGTCCCGCTGAATGTCTCTCTTTTCTCTGAGGAAGAAGCGATCTCGCACGATTTCTCCGGCGACCCGCTCATCTTTGCAGCGTCCATCGCCAATGAGACCGCTGAGCATATCAACGGTACAACCGGTAAGAACGCCACGGTGATCACCTACGACCTCCCTGAAGGTATGGCCTTCGGCGCCCCCGCAGACGAAGTTCTCGAAAGATACTGGCTCTACGACGGGGAGGCAAACCTCGAACAGCTCCTCCTTCTTCTGGACAACCGCATCTACAACGCAAACCATGACCTTGAAGACCCCATCCCGCCGCCCAGCAGGCCGAGAATCGCGTGCGTCTTCTCCCGCCCATCTGAGGTGTCGAGCATGGTGTCAACCTCCAGAGAACCCGCAATTCAGTCCGTAATGGATATCTCCGCATATCTGGGTGTATCAAACGAGGATCTCTCATTCAGTCTCGATGGAAACGACGTCATCCTCCTCTCAAACCTAGGTGCGCCGGTCATCGAGGCCATACGCGATACCGTACTGGATGCGCGGGGTAACGGGAGTGTTGTCATCGCCTGCGGGCCGCTCGTGCAGAGTTACAACCTGCATACCATCGACCTGTCCAATCCGGCCGTAACTGAGATCACCGAGTACCTGGAGTATCCTTCAGATGTGAACTTCAATAACCTTGCACGCTATATCGGGGTCACTTACTGTAATATTACAGCAAATGTGGCACCCCCCCAAAAGCGGCCCGTGTACGGCATCTATCACCCTGATACGCCCCAGATCTTTGCCACGTCGGCGGAGTATCTGGACTGGTACACCGCTTCCGGCGGATACGATGCGACACGACCGACCGTCGGCATCATCACCGGCGACTATAAGTATATAAACAGGGACGGTCCGATGATCGATGCTCTGATCCGGTCATTTGAGGGTGAAGGTGCCAACGTTATCGTGGCTACCTACCACTACAAGGACCCGGTTCAGATTGGATATTTCCTCGATAACGGCGAGGTACTCATCGATGCGGCCGTTCTCATCTCAAAGGGATCCCGACTTGATTACAAGGATCCGGAGCAGGGGATCGAGAATCTGAAGTACCTCAACGTCCCCGTGCTCAACGCCGTCAGGCTTTTCTACAACGTCAATGAGACGACCTGGAGGGAGAGTCCTCACGGTGTCGGGCCGGAGCAGGCATACCAGTTGCTTATGGCGGAACTCGACGGTGTCATCGAACCCGTCGTCATAGCAGGCACGGAATCTGATTCCGTCACCGGCGAACCCTATTACAAGCCGTTCGACGACCAGGTGGCATGGCTGACGGAGCGCACCCTCGGCTGGGCGAGCCTGCACCGGACCGGCAATGCAGAGAAGAAGATCGTCATCCCCTATTACTGCGAAGAGGCCGGGAAAGCCATAGTCGGTGCGGATATCGACTATTACCTTGATGCACAGGCAAGTCTCTCGGCACTGCTGGGTGCGATGAAAGAGCGTGGCTACGATCTCGGCTCCGAACCGCTCCCCAACCGGGATGAACTTGCAGAACTGATGGCCACAAAAGGCTACAACATCGGGACCTGGGCACAGGAGGAACTGAACCGCCGCGTTGAGGCCGGCGACGTGATCCTTATCCCGGAAGACCAGTACCTTGCATGGTTCAATGAACTACCGGCTACAAAGCGCCAGGAGATGGTCGACATCTGGGGCGAGCCCCCGGGCGAGATTATGGTCTATGAAAACGGCGGGACACGTTCGCTCGTTATACCGACAATCCAGTTCGGCAACGTTCTTCTGGCGCCTCATCCCATGTGGGGCTGGGACCAGAATACAAGTGTGATGTACCACGACGGATCAGTTCCCCCGACGCACCAGTATCTGGCCTTCTACTACTACATGGACCGGGTGTACGAGGCCGATGCAATCTTCTCCATCTTCAGCAATATCTGCCTCATGCCCGGGAAAGAATCGGGACTTGCAGCCGACGATTGGGGCGCCCTGCTGGTGGGCGATATGCCACACGTCCACGTTCTTCCGATGGATGCGGAAGGTATCTTTGACCGGCGCCGCGCAAACATGGCGATCATCGACTTCCTGACCCCGACCATCGTTCCGTCCGGCCTCTACGGCCCGCTCGCCGACCTTGACGCTACTATCACGAACTATCGGACGGTCGTTGACGAGGCGGTAAAGGCCGAGTACCGGTCCGATATCATCACCGCCTTCAGGGATCTTGATCTCGCCACAGATCTCGGGGCCAACCTCCAAACACTGGAGAGCGATGATGCTGCGTTTGACGCCTTTGTTGATGACCTGGACGAATACTTAACAGAACTAAAGACCACATTCATGCCCTACGGCTCCCACACGCTCAGCGAAGTCCCTGCCGGCGACCAGCTCGTTGCCATGATAGACGGGATGCTGGGGAGTTCGTTTGCTGAGCACGTCGCTGCAACCGGCAACGGCGATGAGACCCGCCTGGCACTCCTTGCCGAAGTGGTCATCAACGGAACGTCCCCGGACGATGCGCAGACAGCATGCCTGGGCGGCATCCATGCAGACATCACCAGTGATCTTAATCTCGCGCAGGACTACAAGAACCGGATCGAGGGTTGCAGCATCGAGATACCCCGCATCCTGGATGCCCTTGAGGCGAAGTACATTCCCCCAGGCCCGAACGGCGACCCGGTGAGGAACCCGGACGCACTCCCGACCGGCAGGAACCTCCACACCTTCGACGACCGGATCATCCCCACGAAGGCCTCTTGGAAGGTCGGACAGAGGCTTGGGGATGACCTGCTTGCAGCGCACATGGCAGCACACGGAGCCTATCCCGACAAGGTCGCCTTCCTGCTCTGGGCGGTCGAGACGTCACGCCACCAGGGAACCATGGAGGCCGAGATCTTTCATCTCCTCGGCGTGAGGCCCGTCTGGGACGACAAATACGGCCGCGTGAAGGACGTGGAACTCATCCCATGCGCTGAGCTCGGCCGTCCCCGTATCGACGTCCTCGTTGTCACGTCAGGCATATACCGGGATATGTATGCCGGCAAACTACTCCTGATCGACAAAGCAGTGCGGCTTGCCGCCGCGGCCGACGACGGCGCAACGCCTAACTACGTAAAAGAGCATACCGAGGCGATCTACCAGGACCTCATCAGCAGAGGTTACGATAAGGAGACAGCACGTGAACTTGCAGTTTCCCGTATCTTCTGCCCGCCACCGGGTTCGTATACCCCGGGGATACAGTCTGCCACCGGGGCCACCGACACCTGGAGCAAACCCGAAGACCTCGCCGAGCTCTACACCAACCGGATGGGGCATATCTACGGGAGTGCGATCTGGGGGGAGCAGTACACCGACGTCTTCCGTGCAAACCTGGGTGAGGTGGATACCGCAGTCTTTTCCAGGACATCCAACCTCTACGGGACGCTGGAACACCCGATGGTTGCGGCCTACTTTGGAGGGCTGAACCTGGCGGTAAAGAGTGTCTCCGGAACCTCCCCTGATATGTCTATCAATAACCAGCGAGACGCCCAGAACCAGAAACTGGAAACGCTCCAGCGATTCCTCAGTCGCGATCTCCGTTCCCGGTATCTCAATCCCGAATGGATAGGTGGTATGATGGAGCACGGCTTCGACGGAGCCCGCTATATGGAGGCGTTTGTAGAAAATATGTGGATCTGGGATGTTACTATGCCGGATCTGATCACCGAGGAGATGTGGAACAGTGTTTACGAGACATACGCGAAAGATCAGTACGACCTCAGCCTGAAGGAGTTCTTCAACGGGCACAACCCCTACGTATACCAGTCGATCACCGCAAGGATGTTGGATGCTGCCAGAATGGGGTGCTGGAGCCCACAAGCCAAAGTCCTGCAGCACCTCGCCCGGGAGTTTCAGCAGTCGGTGGAGCTCCATGGCGTGACGTGCTGTCACCACACCTGCGGCAACCTCCAGCTGGACGCCTACATCCAGAACCAGGTCGCCACAGCCCAGGCGCCCGAATCTGGGAGCAGCGGCAGGAGTTCCTCCTCTCGTTCCTCCGCATCTTCGGCGCTCCCTACATTCACGCCGATCCCTTCCGGCACGGGAGACCAGGCCACCAACACGACGGATGCGTCGGGGGTCGGGAAGACAATTGATGAGGCGGCTGGCGATATGGCAAAAACCGCACAGGAAGTGAGCGGTCACGTGATGCGGGAGGTGCAGGATGCGGTTGCCAACCCAACGACCAGCACGCCCCTCATCCCCATCATACTGGTTCTTCTTGTCATCGGCGCGATAAGCGCCGGGTTCTGGCTGAAGCGGCGGTGA
- the ablB gene encoding putative beta-lysine N-acetyltransferase — MRRAAKKTLPPPGRLPGRGSRRPRKGAHADTVAKLGRSLIHHGPYNDRIFLYQLDQADLPGITDRLLALAKDRGYSRIFARVPAPARDHFVACGYTPGARLPGLFRGKVDGYYMAKYLDAPAGDAGEIDDVLSVAQEKARQGAASPVIEPGFTAVPATSEDAQALASIYQEVFETYPVPIHDPDYLAEKMQGSLRCFCIREPGGRIASVASAEVDAGGKFAEMTGFATLPDYRGHGFGGYLLRRMEGEMRSLGVRTAFAIARARSYPANITFARAGYTYAGTLADSVNICGSLEDMNVWYRPLAGCGAASSQG, encoded by the coding sequence ATGCGGCGTGCGGCAAAGAAAACGCTTCCTCCTCCCGGACGGTTGCCCGGCCGGGGATCGCGTCGCCCGCGCAAAGGCGCCCATGCCGACACCGTTGCGAAGCTTGGGCGAAGCCTGATCCACCACGGCCCCTATAACGACCGTATCTTCCTCTATCAATTGGACCAGGCAGACCTTCCCGGGATCACCGACCGGCTTCTCGCGCTCGCAAAAGACCGCGGCTACTCCCGGATATTCGCGAGGGTTCCGGCCCCAGCCCGCGATCACTTCGTAGCGTGCGGCTACACGCCCGGAGCGCGCCTCCCCGGGTTATTCCGCGGGAAGGTGGACGGCTACTACATGGCAAAATACCTCGACGCGCCTGCGGGTGATGCGGGCGAGATCGATGACGTCCTCTCGGTTGCGCAAGAGAAAGCCCGCCAGGGTGCGGCAAGCCCGGTGATCGAGCCCGGTTTCACCGCTGTCCCTGCCACATCCGAGGATGCTCAGGCGCTTGCATCGATCTACCAGGAAGTTTTTGAGACCTACCCGGTCCCCATCCACGACCCGGACTACCTTGCAGAGAAGATGCAGGGCAGCCTGCGGTGTTTCTGCATCCGTGAACCGGGCGGCCGTATCGCCTCGGTTGCCTCGGCGGAAGTGGATGCCGGCGGCAAATTCGCGGAGATGACCGGTTTTGCGACATTGCCAGATTACCGGGGGCACGGGTTTGGGGGGTATCTCCTGCGGCGGATGGAGGGGGAGATGCGCTCGCTTGGCGTACGGACAGCGTTTGCCATCGCCCGGGCCCGTTCATATCCGGCCAACATCACCTTCGCCCGGGCCGGCTACACCTACGCAGGAACGCTTGCCGACAGCGTCAACATCTGCGGATCTCTTGAGGACATGAACGTCTGGTACAGGCCGCTTGCCGGTTGTGGAGCAGCCTCCTCACAGGGCTGA
- a CDS encoding radical SAM protein, with product MSMQERKLTHLTAAGRFDICSPGECIRFLSAAPCITYNRRAGGCGRILKVLLHGTCSYDCAYCAIRLQRERLSFSPEELAATFLGLWREGLVGGLFLSSGIPQDVDEVMHDIVETGEILRQRGYDGYLHLKVLPGAARADIHDAARVANRISINLETTSPDRLGSIAGVKDYRQDILKRQAWVAEEKPGSHTTQVVVGVADETDREILACVADQYRRTHPARIHFSAFRALPGTPLASHPDTPGWRARRWYQADHLLRDYGVSADELRAALDEEGFFGNRDPKEVLAASSGPVNVNLAPRRDLLRVPGIGPKGADRILAMRRERPFTGPNDLKRAGLRGKAAGRCVTFGGRDTVQTRLFP from the coding sequence ATGTCGATGCAGGAGCGGAAACTCACTCACCTCACCGCCGCCGGGAGGTTTGATATCTGCAGCCCGGGGGAGTGCATCAGGTTCCTCTCGGCCGCACCCTGCATCACCTACAACCGCCGGGCCGGCGGGTGCGGGCGGATCCTAAAAGTGCTCCTCCACGGGACCTGTTCCTACGACTGCGCCTACTGCGCCATCCGCCTGCAACGGGAGCGACTGAGTTTCTCTCCCGAAGAACTCGCCGCGACCTTCCTCGGCCTCTGGCGGGAAGGGCTCGTCGGCGGACTCTTCCTGAGCTCCGGGATACCGCAGGACGTCGATGAGGTTATGCATGACATCGTGGAGACCGGGGAGATCCTGCGGCAGCGGGGCTACGACGGCTACCTCCACCTGAAGGTCCTCCCGGGCGCAGCCCGGGCTGATATCCATGACGCCGCCCGGGTTGCGAACCGGATCAGCATCAACCTGGAGACGACATCCCCCGACCGCCTCGGGAGTATCGCCGGGGTGAAGGACTACCGACAGGACATCCTGAAGCGTCAGGCCTGGGTTGCGGAGGAGAAGCCCGGCAGCCACACCACGCAGGTCGTGGTCGGGGTGGCGGATGAGACGGACAGAGAGATCCTCGCCTGTGTCGCCGACCAGTACCGGCGGACCCACCCAGCCCGGATCCACTTCTCGGCGTTCCGTGCTCTGCCCGGAACCCCCCTGGCATCACACCCCGACACCCCGGGCTGGCGGGCACGGCGGTGGTACCAGGCCGACCACCTGCTCAGGGACTACGGGGTCAGCGCCGATGAACTCCGGGCGGCGCTCGATGAGGAGGGATTCTTCGGGAACCGGGACCCAAAAGAAGTCCTTGCAGCCTCCTCAGGGCCGGTGAACGTCAATCTCGCACCGCGCCGCGACCTCCTCCGGGTCCCCGGCATCGGGCCAAAGGGTGCGGACCGGATCCTCGCGATGCGCAGAGAGCGGCCGTTTACCGGGCCCAATGATCTCAAGCGGGCCGGGCTCAGGGGAAAAGCCGCCGGGAGATGTGTCACGTTCGGCGGGCGGGATACCGTTCAGACCAGGCTCTTCCCGTGA
- a CDS encoding IS110 family transposase, translated as MKELTKVCGIDVHKMFLQVCILSRSGEYSQHRFHNTPHGILALKDLVLAEGCEVVAMESTGIYWYRLFLELESDIRTIVANARQIKSIPGRKTDMNDARWIAELALHGLIRPSRIFPRRDREFRDLTRNRETLVRTRTTIKNRIHKILDSAGIRLNVALKDIFGKSGRHLLAGIAEQKDLEATLATIPSPLILRRADQLREILQDSPLSPTQLHLLTTQLHLLEEIEEKIAHLDELILASLEDSQMEALPICTSVPGISITAATTILAELGDVRDFSSADRLVSWAGLAPSVYQSADTLVCGKITKQGSKSLRWILVQVAQAASRTTDTVFSRFFRRIAFRRGRNKAIVALARKILTILWHLLVNRELYVEPGVQRVRKLPARATLSKISIDDATEILLNAGYRIYSPESQKSAGKGVGAKRATHPL; from the coding sequence ATGAAGGAACTAACCAAGGTGTGTGGAATCGATGTCCATAAGATGTTTCTCCAGGTTTGCATTCTCTCGCGATCTGGAGAATACTCCCAGCACCGTTTCCACAACACTCCTCATGGGATTCTCGCACTAAAAGACCTTGTGCTTGCTGAAGGGTGTGAGGTCGTTGCCATGGAATCGACCGGGATCTACTGGTATCGCCTCTTTCTGGAACTCGAGTCAGATATCCGGACGATCGTTGCCAACGCGCGCCAGATCAAGAGTATCCCGGGGCGCAAGACGGACATGAATGATGCCCGATGGATTGCCGAGCTCGCTCTCCACGGGTTGATCCGGCCTTCCCGGATCTTTCCCCGGCGCGATCGTGAGTTCCGGGATCTGACCCGCAACCGGGAAACACTGGTGAGAACCCGGACAACCATCAAGAACCGGATTCATAAGATCCTGGATAGTGCCGGTATCCGCCTGAACGTAGCGCTGAAAGACATCTTCGGGAAATCGGGTCGTCACTTGCTCGCCGGCATCGCTGAGCAGAAGGATCTGGAGGCCACCCTCGCGACTATCCCCTCACCCCTGATTCTCCGCCGTGCTGATCAACTCCGAGAGATCCTCCAGGATAGCCCTCTCTCTCCTACCCAGCTGCATCTCCTCACGACCCAGTTGCACCTGCTTGAGGAGATTGAGGAGAAGATCGCTCATCTGGATGAGCTGATCCTTGCCTCACTCGAGGATTCCCAGATGGAGGCACTCCCGATTTGTACCTCGGTGCCGGGGATCAGCATCACTGCGGCGACAACTATTCTCGCAGAACTGGGTGATGTCCGGGACTTCTCATCTGCGGATCGTCTGGTTTCCTGGGCGGGACTGGCACCATCAGTCTATCAATCTGCCGATACCCTGGTGTGTGGCAAGATCACAAAACAGGGGTCAAAGAGTCTCCGCTGGATCCTGGTGCAGGTGGCCCAGGCGGCAAGTCGGACTACGGATACCGTCTTCTCCCGCTTCTTCCGGCGTATCGCCTTCCGAAGGGGGCGGAATAAGGCAATTGTCGCTCTTGCCCGGAAGATCCTCACTATCCTCTGGCATCTCCTGGTGAACCGAGAACTCTACGTCGAACCGGGTGTCCAGAGAGTGCGGAAACTCCCGGCACGCGCCACCTTGTCGAAGATCTCGATCGATGATGCGACCGAGATCCTGTTGAACGCGGGGTACCGAATTTACTCGCCCGAGAGCCAGAAGTCGGCCGGCAAGGGGGTGGGGGCAAAGAGGGCCACCCATCCCCTTTAA
- a CDS encoding magnesium transporter CorA family protein produces MLRIYHTVETIPAPRTEETGEFEPGSWVSLINPTADEIREASNRLSVPGDYLRAALDEEERPRTESEGGVTLIVIDIPVPYPEQTILYTTMPLGIIVTSDTIVTVCLRENAIIEDFANRRVKLFYTFKKTRFVLQILFRNASYFLQYLRQIERISDRLGAELNQSMRNRELIQLMNLKKSLVYFSTSLRSNQIVLDKTLTFQPLRMYEEDTALLEDVIIENKQAIEMANTYSTILSETMDAFASIISNNFNNVLKLLTSITIILAIPTMIASFLGMNVPVPLQDEPYGFLIIIILSLIVSILLAVAINRKGWL; encoded by the coding sequence ATGTTGCGCATTTACCACACGGTTGAAACGATCCCGGCGCCGCGGACGGAGGAGACGGGAGAGTTTGAGCCGGGTTCGTGGGTCTCTCTGATCAACCCCACTGCAGACGAGATCAGGGAGGCCTCAAACCGGCTCTCCGTTCCCGGGGATTACCTCAGGGCGGCGCTCGACGAGGAGGAGCGCCCGCGAACCGAGAGCGAGGGCGGCGTCACCCTGATCGTCATCGATATCCCGGTGCCCTACCCCGAGCAGACGATCCTCTACACGACGATGCCGCTCGGGATCATCGTCACCTCCGATACCATCGTCACCGTCTGTCTCCGCGAAAACGCGATCATCGAGGACTTCGCAAACAGGCGGGTGAAATTGTTCTACACGTTCAAGAAGACCCGGTTCGTGCTGCAGATCCTCTTCCGGAACGCATCCTACTTCCTCCAGTACCTGCGCCAGATCGAGCGGATCTCGGACCGGCTCGGGGCCGAACTGAACCAGTCGATGCGGAACCGGGAACTGATCCAGCTGATGAATCTCAAAAAGAGCCTGGTCTACTTCTCGACGTCGCTTAGGAGCAACCAGATCGTCCTCGACAAGACCCTGACGTTCCAGCCGCTCCGGATGTACGAGGAGGATACCGCTCTTCTCGAGGACGTCATCATCGAGAACAAGCAGGCGATCGAGATGGCAAACACCTACTCAACGATCCTCTCGGAGACGATGGATGCCTTCGCCTCGATCATATCGAACAACTTCAACAACGTCCTAAAACTCCTCACCTCGATAACCATCATCCTCGCCATCCCGACGATGATCGCAAGTTTCCTCGGCATGAACGTCCCGGTCCCCCTGCAGGACGAACCCTACGGGTTCCTTATTATCATCATCCTCTCCCTGATCGTCTCCATCCTCCTCGCGGTGGCCATCAACCGGAAAGGGTGGCTGTAG
- a CDS encoding DUF2149 domain-containing protein, giving the protein MRRRRIILDDEDEDPLSGVANLFDVAMVFAVALLVALVASYNVPELLDDESDLTVVKNPGQPNMQIIIKEGKTLKVLNMTEELAGGQGSRMGTAYRLENGEIIYVPDDGSEDE; this is encoded by the coding sequence ATGAGAAGACGCCGCATCATCCTCGACGACGAGGACGAGGATCCCCTCTCCGGCGTCGCTAACCTCTTTGACGTCGCCATGGTCTTTGCCGTCGCTCTCCTGGTCGCACTTGTCGCCTCCTACAACGTTCCCGAACTCCTCGACGACGAATCGGATCTCACAGTCGTGAAAAACCCAGGACAACCGAATATGCAGATCATCATCAAGGAAGGAAAGACGCTCAAGGTGCTGAATATGACCGAGGAACTCGCCGGGGGTCAGGGCAGCCGCATGGGCACGGCTTACCGCCTGGAGAACGGTGAGATCATCTACGTCCCCGATGATGGAAGCGAAGATGAATAA
- a CDS encoding NAD(P)/FAD-dependent oxidoreductase translates to MVCAGLCQPKGKKMVNRPDYDVVVVGGGPAGSTAAYLLGEFGHRVALLEKQTYPRDKACGGCLSQKSARFLDRVFSAPVPALRQEGLIDFTGTAYALYIGSNHALAGDLAEPFYFTRRDRYDAYLARRAAEAGAEVHEGVEVTAVDHAGRTVTTSEGDCYSAPVFIGADGIHSRVRRSFPESVVDRERWQKNLGLALELVIPREELRAPTCGGGPIRMEGDLATPHLFFAACRWGYGWVFPNRDAIVVGIGGLYRKNGKSLRDRFGEFLDSIGLSAFADQRPMGFPLPFGNYIPSPVHEGALLVGDAGGFASPILGEGIFYAHRTAELAAHAIHRHLTTEAPLAETYTALLRRRLIPELRAETALRDFLYGCLDARMRIPLEVFMKTTSARVIDAVQGFRSFLGFQQDDELHTAVW, encoded by the coding sequence ATGGTGTGTGCCGGACTCTGTCAACCAAAGGGGAAGAAGATGGTGAATCGGCCCGATTATGATGTTGTCGTTGTCGGGGGCGGGCCTGCCGGGAGCACCGCCGCCTACCTGCTCGGGGAATTCGGGCACCGGGTGGCCCTCCTCGAGAAGCAGACGTACCCCCGGGATAAGGCCTGCGGGGGCTGCCTCAGTCAGAAATCGGCCAGGTTCCTCGACCGGGTCTTCTCTGCGCCGGTTCCGGCCCTCAGGCAGGAGGGGTTGATCGACTTCACCGGGACGGCATACGCGCTCTACATCGGGAGCAACCATGCCCTCGCCGGAGACCTCGCGGAGCCGTTCTACTTCACCCGGCGGGATCGCTACGACGCGTATCTTGCGCGGAGGGCAGCGGAGGCCGGGGCCGAGGTTCACGAAGGCGTGGAGGTGACCGCTGTCGACCACGCCGGCCGCACCGTCACAACGTCGGAGGGGGACTGCTACTCCGCCCCGGTCTTCATCGGGGCAGACGGGATCCATAGCCGGGTCAGGCGCTCCTTCCCGGAGAGCGTCGTCGACCGTGAGCGGTGGCAGAAAAACCTTGGGCTGGCACTGGAACTGGTGATCCCCCGTGAGGAGCTGCGGGCGCCGACCTGCGGGGGCGGGCCGATCCGCATGGAGGGCGACCTTGCGACACCGCATCTCTTCTTTGCCGCCTGCAGGTGGGGCTACGGGTGGGTCTTCCCGAACAGGGACGCGATCGTCGTCGGTATCGGGGGACTGTACAGAAAGAACGGAAAGAGCCTCCGCGACCGCTTTGGGGAGTTCCTGGATTCCATCGGCCTCTCCGCGTTTGCGGACCAAAGACCGATGGGCTTCCCGTTGCCGTTTGGCAACTACATCCCCTCCCCGGTTCATGAAGGGGCGCTTCTCGTCGGCGACGCCGGTGGGTTTGCAAGCCCGATCCTCGGCGAAGGTATCTTCTATGCCCACCGGACCGCGGAACTCGCCGCCCACGCCATCCACCGCCATCTCACTACCGAGGCGCCGCTCGCTGAGACCTACACCGCCCTCCTCCGGCGCCGCCTCATCCCTGAACTGCGGGCGGAGACGGCACTGCGGGACTTCCTCTACGGTTGCCTTGATGCCAGGATGCGCATACCCCTCGAGGTCTTCATGAAGACGACGAGCGCCCGGGTCATCGATGCGGTGCAGGGGTTCCGGTCATTTTTGGGGTTCCAACAGGACGACGAACTCCATACTGCAGTCTGGTGA